From Cyclopterus lumpus isolate fCycLum1 chromosome 2, fCycLum1.pri, whole genome shotgun sequence, a single genomic window includes:
- the arhgef7b gene encoding rho guanine nucleotide exchange factor 7b isoform X2 — MNPAEQTVTWLITLGVLESPKKSISDPEAFLQTSLQDGAVLCRLLERLRPGTVDKFFQEPRGDSESQRNISEFVKGCGAFGVEPFEVNDLLQGLNFPKVLNSLVALNKATEDLSVSEDGVCVPHSSHLRIKSFDSLNTHSRSSKVLQPQYRSLDMSEGSGCGHVLFKARFTFQQTNEDELSFSKGDIVSVSRQEDGGWWEGSVNGNSGWFPSNYVRELKGSDKTLEKPKSGTLKSPPKGCDTTILSKTYYNVVLQNILETESEYSRELQSLLGSYLRSLHPTDRLSNVDIGHIHGNLEEISTFQQMLVQSLEEHTKLPENQQRIGAFFLNLLPQIKPIYVAYCSNHPFAVNVLVQHSEELGEYMESKGSSTPGILTLTTSLSKPFTRLERYPTLLKELDRHMEDQHPDRADLIAAMMDFKSFAAQCQQVRKKKDLELQILTEPIRNWEGDDIRTLGPVLHMSHSTVHTQNCQDSNERYLVLFPHTLLVLSASLRMSGFIYQGRIPLSGMLISRIEDGENLKNAFEISGGQCDRMQVACNSQHELQEWLDLLTKHTHTPATSTHRPQSVCHTDMSKSPKNMKKLLPKRKPDRKPSEEDFTVRKSTAALEEDAQILKVIEAYCTSAKTRQTLNSSSSRKDVHMLFPEEEKIIVEETRSNGQTVVEERSLVDTVYSLKDEIQGLKQDNKRMKRTLEEEQRARKELEKVVRRVLKTMNDPTWDETNL; from the exons ATGAATCCGGCCGAACAGACGGTAACGTGGCTCATAACGCTGGGGGTCCTGGAGTCCCCCAAGAAAAGCATCTCGGATCCGGAGGCTTTCCTCCAAACGTCCCTGCAGGATGGAGCGGTGCTCTGCAGGCTGTTGGAGCGACTCAGACCCGGGACGGTGGACAAA TTCTTCCAGGAGCCGAGGGGCGACAGCGAGAGTCAGCGGAACATCTCCGAGTTTGTTAAAGGCTGCGGGGCTTTCGGCGTGGAG CCCTTTGAGGTCAATGACCTCCTGCAGGGACTGAACTTCCCCAAGGTCCTAAACTCCTTGGTTGCCCTCAACAAAGCTACTGAAG ATTTAAGTGTTTCTGAAGACGGTGTGTGCGTGCCGCACTCCTCACACTTGAGGATCAAGTCCTTTGACTCTCTGAACACTCACAGTCGCTCCTCCAAAGTGCTGCAGCCTCAGTACCGCAGCCTG GACATGTCGGAGGGCAGCGGGTGTGGCCACGTGCTGTTCAAGGCGCGCTTTACCTTCCAGCAGACCAACGAGGACGAACTCTCGTTCTCCAAGGGCGACATCGTCAGTGTGAGCCGGCAGGAGGACGGGGGCTGGTGGGAGGGCTCGGTCAACGGCAATTCCGGGTGGTTCCCCAGTAACTACGTACGGGAGCTGAAAGGAAGCG acAAGACATTAGAAAAGCCGAAGTCTGGGACCCTGAAAAGCCCCCCCAAAGGTTGTGACACCACCATCCTCAGTAAGACCTACTACAACGTG GTCCTGCAGAACATCCTCGAAACGGAGAGTGAATATTCGAGGGAGCTCCAGAGTCTCCTTGGCTCCTACCTGCGCTCTCTGCACCCCACAGACAG ACTCAGCAATGTTGACATCGGTCACATTCACGGCAATCTGGAGGAGATCTCAACCTTCCAGCAGATGTTGGTTCAATCCTTGGAGGAGCACACAAA ACTCCCAGAGAACCAACAGAGGATCGGGGCCTTCTTCCTCAACCTATTGCCCCAGATAAAGCCCATCTATGTGGCCTACTGCTCCAACCACCCATTCGCTGTCAACGTACTCGTACAGCACAG TGAGGAGCTGGGGGAGTACATGGAGTCAAAGGGCTCGTCCACTCCTGGGATCCTGACTCTCACCACTAGTCTGAGTAAACCCTTCACCAGACTGGAGAGGTACCCAACGCTGCTGAAGGAACTGGACAGACACATGGAG GACCAACACCCTGACAGAGCCGATCTCATTGCTGCCATGATGGACTTTAAAAGCTTTgca gctcaGTGCCAgcaggtgaggaagaagaaggaccTGGAGTTGCAGATTCTAACGGAGCCGATCAGAAACTGGGAGGGGGATGACATCAGAACCCTCGGCCCCGTTCTCCACATGTCCCATTCGACAGTCCACACGCAGAACTGTCAG GACTCAAATGAACGCTACCTCGTCCTCTTCCCTCACACTCTGCTCGTGCTCTCTGCCAGCTTGAGGATGAGCGGCTTCATCTACCAG ggAAGGATACCGCTGTCGGGGATGCTCATCTCCAGAATAGAGGACGGAGAAAACCTGAAGAATGCTTTCGAAATTTCCG gtgGCCAGTGTGATCGGATGCAGGTGGCCTGTAACAGTCAGCACGAGCTCCAGGAGTGGCTGGACCTtctcactaaacacacacacactccggcCACGTCCACACACAGGCCTCAGTCCGTCTGTCACACA GATATGAGCAAGAGTCCgaagaacatgaagaagctCCTGCCAAAGAGGAAGCCAGACAGGAAACCTTCAGAGGAGGACTTCACCGTCAGAAAAA GTACAGCAGCTCTAGAGGAGGACGCTCAGATACTGAAGGTGATTGAGGCTTACTGCACCAGCGCCAAGACGCGACAGACGCTCAACTCCA GCTCCAGCAGGAAGGACGTGCACATGTTGttcccagaggaggagaagatcaTCGTGGAGGAGACCAGGAGCAACGGGCAAACTGTAGTGGAGGAGAG GAGTCTGGTGGACACCGTGTACAGTCTGAAGGATGAAATCCAGGGGCTCAAACAG GACAACAAGAGGATGAAAAGgacgctggaggaggagcagcgagcgaggaaggagctggagaaggtCGTCAGGAGAGTCCTGAAGACCATGAACGACCCCACCTGGGATGAGACGAACCTCTGA
- the arhgef7b gene encoding rho guanine nucleotide exchange factor 7b isoform X4, whose translation MSEGSGCGHVLFKARFTFQQTNEDELSFSKGDIVSVSRQEDGGWWEGSVNGNSGWFPSNYVRELKGSDKTLEKPKSGTLKSPPKGCDTTILSKTYYNVVLQNILETESEYSRELQSLLGSYLRSLHPTDRLSNVDIGHIHGNLEEISTFQQMLVQSLEEHTKLPENQQRIGAFFLNLLPQIKPIYVAYCSNHPFAVNVLVQHSEELGEYMESKGSSTPGILTLTTSLSKPFTRLERYPTLLKELDRHMEDQHPDRADLIAAMMDFKSFAAQCQQVRKKKDLELQILTEPIRNWEGDDIRTLGPVLHMSHSTVHTQNCQDSNERYLVLFPHTLLVLSASLRMSGFIYQGRIPLSGMLISRIEDGENLKNAFEISGGQCDRMQVACNSQHELQEWLDLLTKHTHTPATSTHRPQSVCHTLPSQPATPSRHSESRGGSVGHTYHTLPHPPSFGTVLSNSPMWGPLEPPSTPKPWSLSCLRPAPPLRPSAALCLKEDMSKSPKNMKKLLPKRKPDRKPSEEDFTVRKSTAALEEDAQILKVIEAYCTSAKTRQTLNSSSSRKDVHMLFPEEEKIIVEETRSNGQTVVEERSLVDTVYSLKDEIQGLKQDNKRMKRTLEEEQRARKELEKVVRRVLKTMNDPTWDETNL comes from the exons ATGTCGGAGGGCAGCGGGTGTGGCCACGTGCTGTTCAAGGCGCGCTTTACCTTCCAGCAGACCAACGAGGACGAACTCTCGTTCTCCAAGGGCGACATCGTCAGTGTGAGCCGGCAGGAGGACGGGGGCTGGTGGGAGGGCTCGGTCAACGGCAATTCCGGGTGGTTCCCCAGTAACTACGTACGGGAGCTGAAAGGAAGCG acAAGACATTAGAAAAGCCGAAGTCTGGGACCCTGAAAAGCCCCCCCAAAGGTTGTGACACCACCATCCTCAGTAAGACCTACTACAACGTG GTCCTGCAGAACATCCTCGAAACGGAGAGTGAATATTCGAGGGAGCTCCAGAGTCTCCTTGGCTCCTACCTGCGCTCTCTGCACCCCACAGACAG ACTCAGCAATGTTGACATCGGTCACATTCACGGCAATCTGGAGGAGATCTCAACCTTCCAGCAGATGTTGGTTCAATCCTTGGAGGAGCACACAAA ACTCCCAGAGAACCAACAGAGGATCGGGGCCTTCTTCCTCAACCTATTGCCCCAGATAAAGCCCATCTATGTGGCCTACTGCTCCAACCACCCATTCGCTGTCAACGTACTCGTACAGCACAG TGAGGAGCTGGGGGAGTACATGGAGTCAAAGGGCTCGTCCACTCCTGGGATCCTGACTCTCACCACTAGTCTGAGTAAACCCTTCACCAGACTGGAGAGGTACCCAACGCTGCTGAAGGAACTGGACAGACACATGGAG GACCAACACCCTGACAGAGCCGATCTCATTGCTGCCATGATGGACTTTAAAAGCTTTgca gctcaGTGCCAgcaggtgaggaagaagaaggaccTGGAGTTGCAGATTCTAACGGAGCCGATCAGAAACTGGGAGGGGGATGACATCAGAACCCTCGGCCCCGTTCTCCACATGTCCCATTCGACAGTCCACACGCAGAACTGTCAG GACTCAAATGAACGCTACCTCGTCCTCTTCCCTCACACTCTGCTCGTGCTCTCTGCCAGCTTGAGGATGAGCGGCTTCATCTACCAG ggAAGGATACCGCTGTCGGGGATGCTCATCTCCAGAATAGAGGACGGAGAAAACCTGAAGAATGCTTTCGAAATTTCCG gtgGCCAGTGTGATCGGATGCAGGTGGCCTGTAACAGTCAGCACGAGCTCCAGGAGTGGCTGGACCTtctcactaaacacacacacactccggcCACGTCCACACACAGGCCTCAGTCCGTCTGTCACACA TTGCCCTCTCAGCCCGCCACTCCCTCCAGACACTCTGAGTCTCGTGGAGGGAGCGTTGGACACACCTACCAcaccctcccccatcccccGTCATTCGGGACGGTCCTCAGTAACAGCCCTATGTGGGGGCCCCTGGAGCCACCGAGTACCCCTAAACCCTGGAGCCTGAGCTGCCTTCGCCCTGCTCCTCCACTCCGGCCCTCGGCCGCTCTCTGCTTGAAGGAG GATATGAGCAAGAGTCCgaagaacatgaagaagctCCTGCCAAAGAGGAAGCCAGACAGGAAACCTTCAGAGGAGGACTTCACCGTCAGAAAAA GTACAGCAGCTCTAGAGGAGGACGCTCAGATACTGAAGGTGATTGAGGCTTACTGCACCAGCGCCAAGACGCGACAGACGCTCAACTCCA GCTCCAGCAGGAAGGACGTGCACATGTTGttcccagaggaggagaagatcaTCGTGGAGGAGACCAGGAGCAACGGGCAAACTGTAGTGGAGGAGAG GAGTCTGGTGGACACCGTGTACAGTCTGAAGGATGAAATCCAGGGGCTCAAACAG GACAACAAGAGGATGAAAAGgacgctggaggaggagcagcgagcgaggaaggagctggagaaggtCGTCAGGAGAGTCCTGAAGACCATGAACGACCCCACCTGGGATGAGACGAACCTCTGA
- the arhgef7b gene encoding rho guanine nucleotide exchange factor 7b isoform X3: MLAAENKDHDNSALNNGSKCTWPVGACNGGTHHYDKTLEKPKSGTLKSPPKGCDTTILSKTYYNVVLQNILETESEYSRELQSLLGSYLRSLHPTDRLSNVDIGHIHGNLEEISTFQQMLVQSLEEHTKLPENQQRIGAFFLNLLPQIKPIYVAYCSNHPFAVNVLVQHSEELGEYMESKGSSTPGILTLTTSLSKPFTRLERYPTLLKELDRHMEDQHPDRADLIAAMMDFKSFAAQCQQVRKKKDLELQILTEPIRNWEGDDIRTLGPVLHMSHSTVHTQNCQDSNERYLVLFPHTLLVLSASLRMSGFIYQGRIPLSGMLISRIEDGENLKNAFEISGGQCDRMQVACNSQHELQEWLDLLTKHTHTPATSTHRPQSVCHTLPSQPATPSRHSESRGGSVGHTYHTLPHPPSFGTVLSNSPMWGPLEPPSTPKPWSLSCLRPAPPLRPSAALCLKEDMSKSPKNMKKLLPKRKPDRKPSEEDFTVRKSTAALEEDAQILKVIEAYCTSAKTRQTLNSSSSRKDVHMLFPEEEKIIVEETRSNGQTVVEERSLVDTVYSLKDEIQGLKQDNKRMKRTLEEEQRARKELEKVVRRVLKTMNDPTWDETNL, translated from the exons ATGCTCGCAGCGGAAAACAAGGATCACGATAACAGCGCCCTGAACAACGGCAGCAAATGCACATGGCCAGTGGGAGCCTGCAACGGAGGGACCCACCATTATG acAAGACATTAGAAAAGCCGAAGTCTGGGACCCTGAAAAGCCCCCCCAAAGGTTGTGACACCACCATCCTCAGTAAGACCTACTACAACGTG GTCCTGCAGAACATCCTCGAAACGGAGAGTGAATATTCGAGGGAGCTCCAGAGTCTCCTTGGCTCCTACCTGCGCTCTCTGCACCCCACAGACAG ACTCAGCAATGTTGACATCGGTCACATTCACGGCAATCTGGAGGAGATCTCAACCTTCCAGCAGATGTTGGTTCAATCCTTGGAGGAGCACACAAA ACTCCCAGAGAACCAACAGAGGATCGGGGCCTTCTTCCTCAACCTATTGCCCCAGATAAAGCCCATCTATGTGGCCTACTGCTCCAACCACCCATTCGCTGTCAACGTACTCGTACAGCACAG TGAGGAGCTGGGGGAGTACATGGAGTCAAAGGGCTCGTCCACTCCTGGGATCCTGACTCTCACCACTAGTCTGAGTAAACCCTTCACCAGACTGGAGAGGTACCCAACGCTGCTGAAGGAACTGGACAGACACATGGAG GACCAACACCCTGACAGAGCCGATCTCATTGCTGCCATGATGGACTTTAAAAGCTTTgca gctcaGTGCCAgcaggtgaggaagaagaaggaccTGGAGTTGCAGATTCTAACGGAGCCGATCAGAAACTGGGAGGGGGATGACATCAGAACCCTCGGCCCCGTTCTCCACATGTCCCATTCGACAGTCCACACGCAGAACTGTCAG GACTCAAATGAACGCTACCTCGTCCTCTTCCCTCACACTCTGCTCGTGCTCTCTGCCAGCTTGAGGATGAGCGGCTTCATCTACCAG ggAAGGATACCGCTGTCGGGGATGCTCATCTCCAGAATAGAGGACGGAGAAAACCTGAAGAATGCTTTCGAAATTTCCG gtgGCCAGTGTGATCGGATGCAGGTGGCCTGTAACAGTCAGCACGAGCTCCAGGAGTGGCTGGACCTtctcactaaacacacacacactccggcCACGTCCACACACAGGCCTCAGTCCGTCTGTCACACA TTGCCCTCTCAGCCCGCCACTCCCTCCAGACACTCTGAGTCTCGTGGAGGGAGCGTTGGACACACCTACCAcaccctcccccatcccccGTCATTCGGGACGGTCCTCAGTAACAGCCCTATGTGGGGGCCCCTGGAGCCACCGAGTACCCCTAAACCCTGGAGCCTGAGCTGCCTTCGCCCTGCTCCTCCACTCCGGCCCTCGGCCGCTCTCTGCTTGAAGGAG GATATGAGCAAGAGTCCgaagaacatgaagaagctCCTGCCAAAGAGGAAGCCAGACAGGAAACCTTCAGAGGAGGACTTCACCGTCAGAAAAA GTACAGCAGCTCTAGAGGAGGACGCTCAGATACTGAAGGTGATTGAGGCTTACTGCACCAGCGCCAAGACGCGACAGACGCTCAACTCCA GCTCCAGCAGGAAGGACGTGCACATGTTGttcccagaggaggagaagatcaTCGTGGAGGAGACCAGGAGCAACGGGCAAACTGTAGTGGAGGAGAG GAGTCTGGTGGACACCGTGTACAGTCTGAAGGATGAAATCCAGGGGCTCAAACAG GACAACAAGAGGATGAAAAGgacgctggaggaggagcagcgagcgaggaaggagctggagaaggtCGTCAGGAGAGTCCTGAAGACCATGAACGACCCCACCTGGGATGAGACGAACCTCTGA
- the arhgef7b gene encoding rho guanine nucleotide exchange factor 7b isoform X1 encodes MNPAEQTVTWLITLGVLESPKKSISDPEAFLQTSLQDGAVLCRLLERLRPGTVDKFFQEPRGDSESQRNISEFVKGCGAFGVEPFEVNDLLQGLNFPKVLNSLVALNKATEDLSVSEDGVCVPHSSHLRIKSFDSLNTHSRSSKVLQPQYRSLDMSEGSGCGHVLFKARFTFQQTNEDELSFSKGDIVSVSRQEDGGWWEGSVNGNSGWFPSNYVRELKGSDKTLEKPKSGTLKSPPKGCDTTILSKTYYNVVLQNILETESEYSRELQSLLGSYLRSLHPTDRLSNVDIGHIHGNLEEISTFQQMLVQSLEEHTKLPENQQRIGAFFLNLLPQIKPIYVAYCSNHPFAVNVLVQHSEELGEYMESKGSSTPGILTLTTSLSKPFTRLERYPTLLKELDRHMEDQHPDRADLIAAMMDFKSFAAQCQQVRKKKDLELQILTEPIRNWEGDDIRTLGPVLHMSHSTVHTQNCQDSNERYLVLFPHTLLVLSASLRMSGFIYQGRIPLSGMLISRIEDGENLKNAFEISGGQCDRMQVACNSQHELQEWLDLLTKHTHTPATSTHRPQSVCHTLPSQPATPSRHSESRGGSVGHTYHTLPHPPSFGTVLSNSPMWGPLEPPSTPKPWSLSCLRPAPPLRPSAALCLKEDMSKSPKNMKKLLPKRKPDRKPSEEDFTVRKSTAALEEDAQILKVIEAYCTSAKTRQTLNSSSSRKDVHMLFPEEEKIIVEETRSNGQTVVEERSLVDTVYSLKDEIQGLKQDNKRMKRTLEEEQRARKELEKVVRRVLKTMNDPTWDETNL; translated from the exons ATGAATCCGGCCGAACAGACGGTAACGTGGCTCATAACGCTGGGGGTCCTGGAGTCCCCCAAGAAAAGCATCTCGGATCCGGAGGCTTTCCTCCAAACGTCCCTGCAGGATGGAGCGGTGCTCTGCAGGCTGTTGGAGCGACTCAGACCCGGGACGGTGGACAAA TTCTTCCAGGAGCCGAGGGGCGACAGCGAGAGTCAGCGGAACATCTCCGAGTTTGTTAAAGGCTGCGGGGCTTTCGGCGTGGAG CCCTTTGAGGTCAATGACCTCCTGCAGGGACTGAACTTCCCCAAGGTCCTAAACTCCTTGGTTGCCCTCAACAAAGCTACTGAAG ATTTAAGTGTTTCTGAAGACGGTGTGTGCGTGCCGCACTCCTCACACTTGAGGATCAAGTCCTTTGACTCTCTGAACACTCACAGTCGCTCCTCCAAAGTGCTGCAGCCTCAGTACCGCAGCCTG GACATGTCGGAGGGCAGCGGGTGTGGCCACGTGCTGTTCAAGGCGCGCTTTACCTTCCAGCAGACCAACGAGGACGAACTCTCGTTCTCCAAGGGCGACATCGTCAGTGTGAGCCGGCAGGAGGACGGGGGCTGGTGGGAGGGCTCGGTCAACGGCAATTCCGGGTGGTTCCCCAGTAACTACGTACGGGAGCTGAAAGGAAGCG acAAGACATTAGAAAAGCCGAAGTCTGGGACCCTGAAAAGCCCCCCCAAAGGTTGTGACACCACCATCCTCAGTAAGACCTACTACAACGTG GTCCTGCAGAACATCCTCGAAACGGAGAGTGAATATTCGAGGGAGCTCCAGAGTCTCCTTGGCTCCTACCTGCGCTCTCTGCACCCCACAGACAG ACTCAGCAATGTTGACATCGGTCACATTCACGGCAATCTGGAGGAGATCTCAACCTTCCAGCAGATGTTGGTTCAATCCTTGGAGGAGCACACAAA ACTCCCAGAGAACCAACAGAGGATCGGGGCCTTCTTCCTCAACCTATTGCCCCAGATAAAGCCCATCTATGTGGCCTACTGCTCCAACCACCCATTCGCTGTCAACGTACTCGTACAGCACAG TGAGGAGCTGGGGGAGTACATGGAGTCAAAGGGCTCGTCCACTCCTGGGATCCTGACTCTCACCACTAGTCTGAGTAAACCCTTCACCAGACTGGAGAGGTACCCAACGCTGCTGAAGGAACTGGACAGACACATGGAG GACCAACACCCTGACAGAGCCGATCTCATTGCTGCCATGATGGACTTTAAAAGCTTTgca gctcaGTGCCAgcaggtgaggaagaagaaggaccTGGAGTTGCAGATTCTAACGGAGCCGATCAGAAACTGGGAGGGGGATGACATCAGAACCCTCGGCCCCGTTCTCCACATGTCCCATTCGACAGTCCACACGCAGAACTGTCAG GACTCAAATGAACGCTACCTCGTCCTCTTCCCTCACACTCTGCTCGTGCTCTCTGCCAGCTTGAGGATGAGCGGCTTCATCTACCAG ggAAGGATACCGCTGTCGGGGATGCTCATCTCCAGAATAGAGGACGGAGAAAACCTGAAGAATGCTTTCGAAATTTCCG gtgGCCAGTGTGATCGGATGCAGGTGGCCTGTAACAGTCAGCACGAGCTCCAGGAGTGGCTGGACCTtctcactaaacacacacacactccggcCACGTCCACACACAGGCCTCAGTCCGTCTGTCACACA TTGCCCTCTCAGCCCGCCACTCCCTCCAGACACTCTGAGTCTCGTGGAGGGAGCGTTGGACACACCTACCAcaccctcccccatcccccGTCATTCGGGACGGTCCTCAGTAACAGCCCTATGTGGGGGCCCCTGGAGCCACCGAGTACCCCTAAACCCTGGAGCCTGAGCTGCCTTCGCCCTGCTCCTCCACTCCGGCCCTCGGCCGCTCTCTGCTTGAAGGAG GATATGAGCAAGAGTCCgaagaacatgaagaagctCCTGCCAAAGAGGAAGCCAGACAGGAAACCTTCAGAGGAGGACTTCACCGTCAGAAAAA GTACAGCAGCTCTAGAGGAGGACGCTCAGATACTGAAGGTGATTGAGGCTTACTGCACCAGCGCCAAGACGCGACAGACGCTCAACTCCA GCTCCAGCAGGAAGGACGTGCACATGTTGttcccagaggaggagaagatcaTCGTGGAGGAGACCAGGAGCAACGGGCAAACTGTAGTGGAGGAGAG GAGTCTGGTGGACACCGTGTACAGTCTGAAGGATGAAATCCAGGGGCTCAAACAG GACAACAAGAGGATGAAAAGgacgctggaggaggagcagcgagcgaggaaggagctggagaaggtCGTCAGGAGAGTCCTGAAGACCATGAACGACCCCACCTGGGATGAGACGAACCTCTGA
- the arhgef7b gene encoding rho guanine nucleotide exchange factor 7b isoform X5 — MNPAEQTVTWLITLGVLESPKKSISDPEAFLQTSLQDGAVLCRLLERLRPGTVDKFFQEPRGDSESQRNISEFVKGCGAFGVEPFEVNDLLQGLNFPKVLNSLVALNKATEDLSVSEDGVCVPHSSHLRIKSFDSLNTHSRSSKVLQPQYRSLDMSEGSGCGHVLFKARFTFQQTNEDELSFSKGDIVSVSRQEDGGWWEGSVNGNSGWFPSNYVRELKGSDKTLEKPKSGTLKSPPKGCDTTILSKTYYNVVLQNILETESEYSRELQSLLGSYLRSLHPTDRLSNVDIGHIHGNLEEISTFQQMLVQSLEEHTKLPENQQRIGAFFLNLLPQIKPIYVAYCSNHPFAVNVLVQHSEELGEYMESKGSSTPGILTLTTSLSKPFTRLERYPTLLKELDRHMEDQHPDRADLIAAMMDFKSFAAQCQQVRKKKDLELQILTEPIRNWEGDDIRTLGPVLHMSHSTVHTQNCQDSNERYLVLFPHTLLVLSASLRMSGFIYQGRIPLSGMLISRIEDGENLKNAFEISGGQCDRMQVACNSQHELQEWLDLLTKHTHTPATSTHRPQSVCHTLPSQPATPSRHSESRGGSVGHTYHTLPHPPSFGTVLSNSPMWGPLEPPSTPKPWSLSCLRPAPPLRPSAALCLKEDMSKSPKNMKKLLPKRKPDRKPSEEDFTVRKSTAALEEDAQILKVIEAYCTSAKTRQTLNSTWQGTDLMHNHVLADSSLTVAGFPGNLPCSDQSEDSDYDSLWTAHSYRTASFSRKTSVKDVHMLFPEEEKIIVEETRSNGQTVVEERSLVDTVYSLKDEIQGLKQDNKRMKRTLEEEQRARKELEKVVRRVLKTMNDPTWDETNL; from the exons ATGAATCCGGCCGAACAGACGGTAACGTGGCTCATAACGCTGGGGGTCCTGGAGTCCCCCAAGAAAAGCATCTCGGATCCGGAGGCTTTCCTCCAAACGTCCCTGCAGGATGGAGCGGTGCTCTGCAGGCTGTTGGAGCGACTCAGACCCGGGACGGTGGACAAA TTCTTCCAGGAGCCGAGGGGCGACAGCGAGAGTCAGCGGAACATCTCCGAGTTTGTTAAAGGCTGCGGGGCTTTCGGCGTGGAG CCCTTTGAGGTCAATGACCTCCTGCAGGGACTGAACTTCCCCAAGGTCCTAAACTCCTTGGTTGCCCTCAACAAAGCTACTGAAG ATTTAAGTGTTTCTGAAGACGGTGTGTGCGTGCCGCACTCCTCACACTTGAGGATCAAGTCCTTTGACTCTCTGAACACTCACAGTCGCTCCTCCAAAGTGCTGCAGCCTCAGTACCGCAGCCTG GACATGTCGGAGGGCAGCGGGTGTGGCCACGTGCTGTTCAAGGCGCGCTTTACCTTCCAGCAGACCAACGAGGACGAACTCTCGTTCTCCAAGGGCGACATCGTCAGTGTGAGCCGGCAGGAGGACGGGGGCTGGTGGGAGGGCTCGGTCAACGGCAATTCCGGGTGGTTCCCCAGTAACTACGTACGGGAGCTGAAAGGAAGCG acAAGACATTAGAAAAGCCGAAGTCTGGGACCCTGAAAAGCCCCCCCAAAGGTTGTGACACCACCATCCTCAGTAAGACCTACTACAACGTG GTCCTGCAGAACATCCTCGAAACGGAGAGTGAATATTCGAGGGAGCTCCAGAGTCTCCTTGGCTCCTACCTGCGCTCTCTGCACCCCACAGACAG ACTCAGCAATGTTGACATCGGTCACATTCACGGCAATCTGGAGGAGATCTCAACCTTCCAGCAGATGTTGGTTCAATCCTTGGAGGAGCACACAAA ACTCCCAGAGAACCAACAGAGGATCGGGGCCTTCTTCCTCAACCTATTGCCCCAGATAAAGCCCATCTATGTGGCCTACTGCTCCAACCACCCATTCGCTGTCAACGTACTCGTACAGCACAG TGAGGAGCTGGGGGAGTACATGGAGTCAAAGGGCTCGTCCACTCCTGGGATCCTGACTCTCACCACTAGTCTGAGTAAACCCTTCACCAGACTGGAGAGGTACCCAACGCTGCTGAAGGAACTGGACAGACACATGGAG GACCAACACCCTGACAGAGCCGATCTCATTGCTGCCATGATGGACTTTAAAAGCTTTgca gctcaGTGCCAgcaggtgaggaagaagaaggaccTGGAGTTGCAGATTCTAACGGAGCCGATCAGAAACTGGGAGGGGGATGACATCAGAACCCTCGGCCCCGTTCTCCACATGTCCCATTCGACAGTCCACACGCAGAACTGTCAG GACTCAAATGAACGCTACCTCGTCCTCTTCCCTCACACTCTGCTCGTGCTCTCTGCCAGCTTGAGGATGAGCGGCTTCATCTACCAG ggAAGGATACCGCTGTCGGGGATGCTCATCTCCAGAATAGAGGACGGAGAAAACCTGAAGAATGCTTTCGAAATTTCCG gtgGCCAGTGTGATCGGATGCAGGTGGCCTGTAACAGTCAGCACGAGCTCCAGGAGTGGCTGGACCTtctcactaaacacacacacactccggcCACGTCCACACACAGGCCTCAGTCCGTCTGTCACACA TTGCCCTCTCAGCCCGCCACTCCCTCCAGACACTCTGAGTCTCGTGGAGGGAGCGTTGGACACACCTACCAcaccctcccccatcccccGTCATTCGGGACGGTCCTCAGTAACAGCCCTATGTGGGGGCCCCTGGAGCCACCGAGTACCCCTAAACCCTGGAGCCTGAGCTGCCTTCGCCCTGCTCCTCCACTCCGGCCCTCGGCCGCTCTCTGCTTGAAGGAG GATATGAGCAAGAGTCCgaagaacatgaagaagctCCTGCCAAAGAGGAAGCCAGACAGGAAACCTTCAGAGGAGGACTTCACCGTCAGAAAAA GTACAGCAGCTCTAGAGGAGGACGCTCAGATACTGAAGGTGATTGAGGCTTACTGCACCAGCGCCAAGACGCGACAGACGCTCAACTCCA CCTGGCAGGGGACTGACCTCATGCACAACCATGTGCTCGCTGACTCCAGCCTCACCGTCGCTGGTTTCCCCGGCAACCTGCCTTGTTCTGACCAGTCAGAGGACTCGGATTATGACAGTCTCTGGACCGCCCatagttacaggactgcctcatTTTCTCGTAAGACATCGGT GAAGGACGTGCACATGTTGttcccagaggaggagaagatcaTCGTGGAGGAGACCAGGAGCAACGGGCAAACTGTAGTGGAGGAGAG GAGTCTGGTGGACACCGTGTACAGTCTGAAGGATGAAATCCAGGGGCTCAAACAG GACAACAAGAGGATGAAAAGgacgctggaggaggagcagcgagcgaggaaggagctggagaaggtCGTCAGGAGAGTCCTGAAGACCATGAACGACCCCACCTGGGATGAGACGAACCTCTGA